The Tachyglossus aculeatus isolate mTacAcu1 chromosome 22, mTacAcu1.pri, whole genome shotgun sequence genome window below encodes:
- the KCNA4 gene encoding potassium voltage-gated channel subfamily A member 4 — translation MEVAMVSAESSGCNSHLPYGYAAQARARERERLAHSRAAAAAAVAAATAAVEGGSGGGSGGGSGAHHHHQSRGTTSCSSQGSHRDSHGSRRRRKPRTEKKKLHHRQSSFPHCSDLMPSGSEEKILKDMSEEDEEEEEEEEEEDDEEEEEEEGRFYYSEDDHGEECSYTDLLPQDEVGGGGYTSVRYSDCCERVVINVSGLRFETQMKTLAQFPETLLGDPEKRTQYFDPLRNEYFFDRNRPSFDAILYYYQSGGRLKRPVNVPFDIFTEEVKFYQLGEEALLKFREDEGFVREEEDKVLPENEFKKQIWLLFEYPESSSPARGIAIVSVLVILISIVIFCLETLPEFRDDKELLLALSAGGQGILLNDTLAPHLETSGHTIFNDPFFIVETVCIIWFSFEFVVRCFACPSQAVFFKNIMNIIDIVSILPYFITLGTDLAQQQGGGNGQQQAMSFAILRIIRLVRVFRIFKLSRHSKGLQILGHTLRASMRELGLLIFFLFIGVILFSSAVYFAEADEPTTHFQSIPDAFWWAVVTMTTVGYGDMKPITVGGKIVGSLCAIAGVLTIALPVPVIVSNFNYFYHRETENEEQTQLTQNAVSCPYLPSNLLKKFRSSTSSSLGEKSEYLEMEEGIKESLCAKEEKCQGKGRGSETDKKNCANSKAVETDV, via the coding sequence ATGGAGGTGGCAATGGTGAGTGCGGAGAGCTCGGGATGCAATAGTCACCTGCCTTACGGATACGCCGCCCAAGCCAGGGCCCGAGAGAGGGAGCGGCTGGCCCATTCCCGGGCGGCTGCCGCGGCAGCCGTGGCAGCGGCCACGGCCGCGGTCGAAGGCGGCTCAGGCGGCGGCTCGGGCGGCGGCAGCGGTGCCCATCACCACCATCAGTCCCGTGGAACGACCTCATGCTCCTCTCAAGGCAGCCACCGTGACTCTCACGGCAGCAGGAGGCGGCGCAAGCCCCGGACGGAGAAGAAGAAGCTGCATCACCGGCAGAGTAGCTTCCCTCACTGCTCGGACCTGATGCCCAGTGGTTCCGAAGAGAAGATCCTGAAGGATATgagtgaggaggatgaagaggaggaggaggaggaggaggaggaggacgacgaggaggaggaagaggaggaggggaggttttACTACAGTGAAGATGACCATGGAGAGGAGTGCTCTTACACAGATCTGCTGCCTCAGGACGAAGTGGGCGGAGGGGGCTACACCTCGGTGCGCTACAGTGACTGCTGCGAACGGGTGGTGATCAACGTTTCGGGTCTGCGCTTTGAGACCCAGATGAAAACCCTGGCCCAGTTCCCCGAGACCCTGCTGGGCGACCCCGAGAAACGGACTCAGTACTTCGACCCCTTGCGTAACGAATATTTCTTCGACCGGAACCGGCCCAGCTTCGATGCCATCTTGTACTACTACCAGTCCGGGGGCCGGCTGAAGCGGCCCGTCAACGTCCCCTTCGACATCTTTACCGAGGAGGTGAAGTTCTACCAGCTGGGGGAGGAAGCCCTGCTTAAGTTCCGAGAAGACGAGGGCTtcgtgagggaggaagaggacaaggttcTGCCGGAGAACGAGTTCAAGAAGCAAATCTGGCTCCTGTTCGAGTACCCGGAGAGCTCCAGCCCCGCCCGGGGCATCGCCATCGTCTCGGTCCTGGTCATCTTGATCTCCATCGTCATCTTCTGCCTGGAGACTCTGCCCGAGTTCAGGGATGACAAGGAGCTCCTCCTAGCCCTGAGCGCCGGCGGGCAGGGGATACTCCTGAATGACACCTTGGCACCCCACCTGGAGACCTCGGGGCACACGATCTTCAACGACCCGTTCTTCATCGTGGAGACGGTTTGCATCATCTGGTTCTCCTTTGAGTTCGTGGTGCGCTGCTTTGCCTGCCCCAGCCAAGCTGTCTTCTTCAAGAACATCATGAATATCATTGACATTGTTTCCATCTTGCCTTACTTCATCACCCTGGGCACTGACCTGGCCCAGCAGCAGGGAGGTGGCAACGGCCAGCAGCAGGCTATGTCCTTCGCCATCCTGAGGATCATCCGCCTGGTCAGGGTTTTCCGCATTTTCAAGCTCTCGAGGCATTCCAAAGGCCTGCAGATCCTGGGTCACACGCTGCGGGCCAGCATGCGGGAGCTGGGCCtgctcattttcttcctcttcatcgGGGTGATCCTCTTTTCCAGTGCCGTGTACTTTGCGGAAGCGGATGAACCCACCACCCATTTCCAAAGCATCCCAGATGCCTTTTGGTGGGCCGTGGTGACCATGACGACAGTGGGCTACGGGGACATGAAGCCCATCACTGTGGGGGGTAAAATAGTGGGGTCCCTGTGTGCCATTGCGGGCGTATTAACCATTGCTTTACCGGTGCCAGTGATCGTCTCCAACTTTAACTATTTTTACCACAGAGAGACGGAGAACGAAGAGCAGACGCAGCTGACCCAGAACGCAGTCAGCTGCCCGTATCTCCCTTCAAATTTGCTGAAGAAATTCAGGAGCTCGACCTCTTCTTCCCTTGGGGAGAAGTCAGAGTATCTGGAGATGGAAGAAGGAATTAAGGAATCTCTCTGTGCAAAGGAGGAGAAGTGTCAGGGCAAAGGCCGTGGCAGCGAAACGGATAAAAAAAACTGTGCAAATTCAAAAGCTGTGGAGACTGATGTGTGA